A segment of the Romboutsia sp. 13368 genome:
TGTTGCTAACTCTATATTAATAAAAGTTAACCAAATAGGTACAATAACTGAAACATTAGATGCTATAGAAATGGCTAAGAGAGCTGGATACACTGCAGTTATATCTCATAGATCTGGAGAAACAGAAGATACAACTATAGCTGACTTAGCAGTAGCTGTAAACGCTGGACAAATAAAAACTGGTGCTCCATCAAGAACTGATAGAGTTGCTAAGTACAACCAATTATTAAGAATAGAAGAAATGGTTGGAGAACAAGCTAGATACTGTGGAATGAAATCTTTCTACAACTTAAAACAAGAATTAGTTTCTGTAAAATAAATATAAAAGAGCCTTGAAGAAATTCAAGGCTCTTTTAAAGTAGACACAAGCAAAAAGACCTGTAAAATTCTACTTTAAGGGGTGATTTTTTGCAAAAATGCAGAGTAAAATAATGGTTAATTTTAGGCTACGTGCCTTGAATTGACTAGATTAGTGTGATATATTAAAGTATAAAGTATTTTATAAACTAAAGAGTAGGAGGTGGACATATGAACATAAGTACTATACTAATGGGAGTACAATCAGTACTAGCAGTAGTTCTTATATTAAGTATAATGCCACAAGATACAAAGAGTGCAGTTCCTTCACAATATGGTGGAGAAGGAAACCAAAGCTACTTCAAACCAAAAGGAAAAGAAGCTTTCCTTGGAAGAGTAACAAAAATAGCTGCAGTATTATTCTTTATAAATGCAATAGCTATGCTTTTAGTTAAATAATTGGCCATTATTTAATTTATAAAATTTTAAGAATTAAATTTAATTTTTAAAAGAACAACCATGTATATACATGGTTGTTTTATTTTTACAAATTTACATAAGTGTAAAATTTACCAAATAAATTTATTGGTGTATAATGATTAAAAGGTACGAATAATATATTAATAAGAAATAATTAATATTATATAAAATAACTTAAATTCAAACTATAAAGCTTGAAATATATATCTAAATTTAATTATTAAAATGTTACTTAAATTAAATATTTCATATACTATAGTAACATCAAAATATTAGATTATATAAAAATCAAGTAAATAGAATTTTATCATAATAAATAGGAGGTTAACAAATGTTACCTGGACTTAAAGAAAATTNNNNNNNNNNNNNNNNNNNNNNNNNNNNNNNNNNNNNNNNNNNNNNNNNNNNNNNNNNNNNNNNNNNNNNNNNNNNNNNNNNNNNNNNNNNNNNNNNNNNNNNNNNNNNNNNNNNNNNNNNNNNNNNNNNNNNNNNNNNNNNNNNNNNNNNNNNNNNNNNNNNNNNNNNNNNNNNNNNNNNNNNNNNNNNNNNNNNNNNNNNNNNNNNNNNNNNNNNNNNNNNNNNNNNNNNNNNNNNNNNNNNNNNNNNNNNNNNNNNNNNNNNNNNNNNNNNNNNNNNNNNNNNNNNNNNNNNNNNNNNNNNNNNNNNNNNNNNNNNNNNNNNNNNNNNNNNNNNNNNNNNNNNNNNNNNNNNNNNNNNNNNNNNNNNNNNNNNNNNNNNNNNNNNNNNNNNNNNNNNNNNNNNNNNNNNNNNNNNNNNNNNNNNNNNNNNNNNNNNNNNNNNNNNNNNNNNNNNNNNNNNNNNNNNNNNNNNNNNNNNNNNNNNNNNNNNNNNNNNNNNNNNNNNNNNNNNNNNNNNNNNNNNNNNNNNNNNNNNNNNNNNNNNNNNNNNNNNNNNNNNNNNNNNNNNNNNNNNNNNNNNNNNNNNNNNNNNNNNNNNNNNNNNNNNNNNNNNNNNNNNNNNNNNNNNNNNNNNNNNNNNNNNNNNNNNNNNNNNNNNNNNNNNNNNNNNNNNNNNNNNNNNNNNNNNNNNNNNNNNNNNNNNNNNNNNNNNNNNNNNNNNNNNNNNNNNNNNNNNNNNNNNNNNNNNNNNNNNNNNNNNNNNNNNNNNNNNNNNNNNNNNNNNNNNNNNNNNNNNNNNNNNN
Coding sequences within it:
- the secG gene encoding preprotein translocase subunit SecG; translation: MSTILMGVQSVLAVVLILSIMPQDTKSAVPSQYGGEGNQSYFKPKGKEAFLGRVTKIAAVLFFINAIAMLLVK